The window GGCAGGGACAGCACCAGCCCGAGGGAGAACATGGCTCCGCCCAGGCAGGCGGCGCCGATGCCGCGGGGGGTCAGCCGGACCCGGCTGATCCGGGTGAGCGTGTCACGCCAGCTCATGTGCTGTTCGCCCCGGCCGTTCAGAACCCACGCCGGTCGGCGGGCTCGAGTGCAGGCACGGGCGTGCGCTGCACCAGCTCGTCCACGAGGGACTCGGGCGTGACACCACTGAGGCGGGCCTCGGTGGTGAGGATGAGGCGGTGGGACAGGACCGGCCGGGCCAGCCGCTGGATGTCGTCGGGCAGCACGTGGCTGCGGCCCGCCATGGCCGCTATCGCCTTCGCGGCCCGCAGGAGCTGGAGCGAGGCGCGCGGCGACGCACCGAGCCGCAGGCCGGGGTGCTCGCGCGTGGCGCCGACCAGGGCAACCACGTAACGCTTGACCGACGGCGAGGCGTACAGCGACCGCGCCACCTGCGCAAACCGCAGCAGCGTGCGTCCGTCGGTGACCGGCTGCAGGTGGGACAGCGGCGTGCTGGCCTCCTGCCGGTCGAGCATCAGGATCTCGTCCGCCGCGTTGGGGTACCCCACGGTGATGCGCGCCATGAAGCGGTCGCGCTGCGCCTCGGGCAGCGGGTAGGTGCCCTCCATCTCCACCGGGTTCTGCGTGGCGACCACGAGGAACGGCTTGGGGAGCTGGTGGGTGGTGCC is drawn from Promicromonospora sp. Populi and contains these coding sequences:
- a CDS encoding AAA family ATPase, translated to MHTEPVSSGLADPHFGGAAAPQAAPGPGALDELVETMARVRTAVESVVTGRPGLADITLAVLLAEGHLLVEDVPGVGKTTLAKAIARSIDCHVGRIQFTPDLLPSDLTGVNIFRTGSHEFEFRPGPVFSNIVIGDEINRASPKTQSALLECMEEGQTTVDGTTHQLPKPFLVVATQNPVEMEGTYPLPEAQRDRFMARITVGYPNAADEILMLDRQEASTPLSHLQPVTDGRTLLRFAQVARSLYASPSVKRYVVALVGATREHPGLRLGASPRASLQLLRAAKAIAAMAGRSHVLPDDIQRLARPVLSHRLILTTEARLSGVTPESLVDELVQRTPVPALEPADRRGF